ATGCAGAAATAGGCTTTATTGCAGAAATTGATACTACATCATTAGAAATAAAACGTAAAGTAAACGTTGGCTATCAGCCTGAGCAAATGGTAGTACATAACGGAAAATTATATGTTGCTAATTCTGGTGGCTATAGAGTCCCTAATTATGACAGAACAGTATCTGTAATTGACCTTGCTACATTTACTGAAATAAAAAAAATAGATGTAGGTATCAATCTCAATAGCATGCAAATAGATTCTCGTGGTGATATTTATGTTAGTTCAAGAGGTGATTATTACAACACACCATCGAATCTTTTTGTAATTGACACAAAAACAGATGAGAAAAAACAGCAACTGGATATACCGGTTATGGGTATGTGTCTCGTAGATGATTTGCTATATCATTATAGTGTTTCGTGGAGCTACCTTACCAATAGCAACAAAGTAAGCTATGGAATATTAGACACAAAGACAAAAAAGGTAATTAGTAATCAGATAATTACAGATGGCACTGACAAACAGATTATGATTCCTTACGGTTTACAAGTAAATCCCGAAACAAAAGAAATATACATAACCGATGCACAGAATTATGTTGTTACAGGTTATATCTACTGTTTTACTCCAGATGGAAAATTAAAATGGAAAACTACAGCAGGAAACATTCCAGCTCATATCGCATTTATAACCAAAAATAAATAATAAAACATGAATTATAAAATTTTAGAATATTTGAAAACGCTATTATTTTTATTTCTAGCGATTGCAGTTACTAATTGCTCGAGTAGTGATGAAAACTCAGATGATAAAAAGCCGCCACTCGCAAACAATGAATTTAGCACACAAAGAGCTACAATAACTCCCATTACTATCAATAATAGTGTCAGTGCAGATGCTACCTATAAATGGAGTGTAACAACTGCTCCTTCTGATAATTACTCTTTGGCTAATACCGAAACAAAAGAAGCCTTATTTGTAGCAACAGACATTGGAGTTTATGAATTGGAAGTTGTTATAAATGATAAAGGTACCACACAAACCCAAAAGGTTAAAGTAACTGTTAGCAAAGAAACTAAAGAGTATAAAACCTATATCGCCAAAGTATTTGACTTTAAGCCAGCACCAGGTCAATTTATAAACGATTTGCCTTCGGCTAATGACGGAGAGACTTATGATAAAATTTTAAGCCGAGCGAATTCTTTCTTAACTAAGAAAAATGGAGACTTAATTTCGCTTGGCGCATTTGGAGGTTATATTGTTTTTGGATTTGATCACACGATTGCAAATGTAAAAGGAAAACGTGATTTTAGAGTTTTGGGTAATGCGTTTTGGGCAGAGGCTAATCCTAATCCAGATTCAAATATGCGTGGTGGCAGCAGCGAAGCAGGAGTTATAATGGTGTCGTATGATAAAAACAAAAATGGATTACCTGATGATGAATGGTACGAGATAGAAGGAGCAGGGCACAAAATGGAAAAAACCATCCAAAATTATGAAATTACTTATTACAGACCTGACCCAAATAAAACTCCCGTTCCTGGAGGTGGTACAGGTACAGTTCTTTTTACGGATATAGAATACATATTATGGAAAGACAATCAAGGTAAAACTGGATATTTAGCACAAAATAACGCTTACAATCACTCTTTAGATTATTGGCCAAAATGGCTAAAAGACCAAGACAAAATCACTTTTAAAGGCACAAGATTACCCGATAATGCGGTTGATGAAAGTGGTACTGGAAGCTATTATGTTCAATATGCTTTTTTATACGGATATGCTGATAATGCACCTAATAACGACAATGATTCAGCAATAGATATTGATTGGGCAATAGACAAAAACGGAAATAAAATTCACCTTCCAGGAATTGATTTTGTAAAAGTTTATAATGGTCTTAATCAGCAAGCTGGATGGCTAGGAGAAACTTCTACCGAAATAATGGGAGCAACCGACTTGCATCTTTTGGGAGAAAATATTCCTACCAGACCATAAATTAAATAGTACGTTAAATTTTAAATTATTATACCAAAACCATGAAGAAAAACTTTACCCATTTGTTATTCATTGCCTTCTTAGTTATAGGATGTAGCAGCAATGATGATGATGCAAAAACAGGAGAAGAGGGCATAAAAGCTACTGAAATTACTCTTAAAGAAAAACATGATATAAATACTCTTACTGTATTAAATATTACTGGTTCAACTACTAAAAACAACCCAACTTTTGAATGGGTGATTACAAAAAATCCAATTAACACAAAAACGGATTCTATTGTTGGAAATTCTAAAGACTTAAGGTTTATTGCATTATACGCAGGTACCTACGAACTAACATTGAATGTTGCCGCAGATGGAAAAAAAGGAAGCAAAAAAACAGTCATAAATGTTACTAACGAGGTAAAAAATTACAGTCCGTATGTAACAAGTATTTTTGATTTTAGTCCTGCACCAGGTACGTTTGCCAATGATTTTTATAAAGTTGGTTTTACAAAAGAAGATGTAATGCGAATTGCATTAGGTAGAATTAATGAAACTAGTGTAGGTTACCCGATAGACTTAGGAGGATTTGGAGGATCAATTGTTATAGGATTTGATCATACAATTGTGAATGTCTCTGGAGAAAAAGACTTAAGAATTTATGGAGGTACTTTAACTGATAAAGCCGACCCACCAGCACCAGGATTAATATATGTTGCCTACGATAAAAATGGTAATGGAAAGCCTGATGATGATGAGTGGTATGAAATAATTGGTAGCCAACATACTAAAGAGAATACGGTTAAGAATTTTAAAGTTACTTATCATAAACCCGCAAATGGAAAGCCTGTAGTTGTAGGTGGCCCTAATGACCCTTTCTTAGACCGTGAACATTTATTCTGTGAAAATAGTGCAGGAGAAACCTATTACTTACCAAGGTCTAAAGGAAAAAAAGAATATTACCCATTATGGGCTTCTCAAAATACAGTTGCTTATGAAGGGCTTAAATTAAATGTCAATTTTCAACCTGCTCGTGCTGGACAAACTACATTATGGAATTATAACGCTCCTGAATGGGGATATGTAAATGCAGTAAACCCAGATATTGATATTGATTGGGCGGTAGACAAAAACGGAAATAAGGCAAACCTGCCTGGAATAAATTTTATAAAAATTGTTAACTGTATTAGCGAGCCAATGGGACTTTGTCATCAGCAGTCATCTATGGCAACAAAATTCTCTGGAGCAGCAGATCTTCATATATTAAAAAAATATAATCTAAGAAAATAAAAGAATAAAAACATGAATAAGTATATCAAATATAGTTTGTGTGCATTGGTTGTAAGCGTTTTATATTGCTGTAGTAACGATGACTCAAAACCAGATCCAGTTGCGCCACCACCCGTTTTAGAAGCTTCTTTAGCAATAAAATTAGAGTCTAATTTTACAACAGAAAGATACAAAGTAGCAGTCCTTAGCCCTGAAGTTAGTATAGAAAACGCAAACAATGCTGTTGCACAATATAAATGGACAGTTAAAACGCCTGGTAAAAGTGGTGTTATCAAAGACTCAATTATCGGTGACACAAAAGAATTAAGCTTCATAATGCCAAAATCAGGCGATTACTCGGTAGACTTTTCAGTTACATTGGGTAAACTAGTGAAACAAGCAACAACTAAGGTATCGGTTTCTGAAACAGGTAAAAAATACACTTCTAGTTTAGTATCGATTATAGATTATTTACCATCTCCTTGTTA
The nucleotide sequence above comes from Flavobacterium branchiarum. Encoded proteins:
- a CDS encoding cell surface protein, whose product is MNYKILEYLKTLLFLFLAIAVTNCSSSDENSDDKKPPLANNEFSTQRATITPITINNSVSADATYKWSVTTAPSDNYSLANTETKEALFVATDIGVYELEVVINDKGTTQTQKVKVTVSKETKEYKTYIAKVFDFKPAPGQFINDLPSANDGETYDKILSRANSFLTKKNGDLISLGAFGGYIVFGFDHTIANVKGKRDFRVLGNAFWAEANPNPDSNMRGGSSEAGVIMVSYDKNKNGLPDDEWYEIEGAGHKMEKTIQNYEITYYRPDPNKTPVPGGGTGTVLFTDIEYILWKDNQGKTGYLAQNNAYNHSLDYWPKWLKDQDKITFKGTRLPDNAVDESGTGSYYVQYAFLYGYADNAPNNDNDSAIDIDWAIDKNGNKIHLPGIDFVKVYNGLNQQAGWLGETSTEIMGATDLHLLGENIPTRP
- a CDS encoding YncE family protein, translated to MRKTITKLLLGIFVALAFISCREDEVIFLSSDKSVAAPRSDGNIEGFYLLNEGNMGMNRASIDVFNYRTGNYTTDVYSERNPTVVKELGDVGNDIKIYGNKVYAVINCSNKVEVIDKWTSKRIKKIDIPNCRYVAFYKDKAYVSSYSGPVAINPNAEIGFIAEIDTTSLEIKRKVNVGYQPEQMVVHNGKLYVANSGGYRVPNYDRTVSVIDLATFTEIKKIDVGINLNSMQIDSRGDIYVSSRGDYYNTPSNLFVIDTKTDEKKQQLDIPVMGMCLVDDLLYHYSVSWSYLTNSNKVSYGILDTKTKKVISNQIITDGTDKQIMIPYGLQVNPETKEIYITDAQNYVVTGYIYCFTPDGKLKWKTTAGNIPAHIAFITKNK